The stretch of DNA GGCCGTCAAGCAGCCCCAGATGGGCGTCTACGAGCTCGTGGTCGACAATCTCAAGACCTCCGGCGTCAAGGGTCTTTGGAAGGGCCAGATGGGCACCCTTCTACGAGAGACCGGAGGATCGGCCGCCTGGTTCGGTGCCTATGAGTACGTGACCAAGTTcttcaaggagaagaaccacTCCACACACTGTTCCACTGTGGAGTCGCTTCTGGCTGGAGCTGCCGCCGGAATGTCTTACAACCTGTCTCTGTTCCCCGCAGACACCATCAAGTCGCGAATGCAGACCGAGTCTGTGACCAACGGCTCGTCTTCTGGCAAGGGCTTTTTTGAGGTTGGAAAGGAGATTTACCAAAAGGGCGGCATTCGGGCTCTTTATCGAGGCTGTGGAATCACCGTTTCTCGAGCGGCTCCTTCCTCCGCCATCATTTTCTTCACCTacgagcagctcaagaagacctTTGGTTAAGACATGTTCAAGCATAGGCATATATATAGCATTAGACAATAGATAGATTTGATTGTAAAGTGGGTGGTGAAGAGAGCGAGATTGTTCATTGACGGTGGATATCGCGTCATGACAATGGACAGTAAATGTAATCCAGGCCGCTTTGTTTCTGGCATCAAGCCACAGTATGTATACGTCTTACTCTTGGTATATTTAACCACACCAAAGTTTCTCCCCCCTCGTATTTTGGTGAATGCATGTGTGCGTATTTTTggcgtactgtactgcaggtcgtttttttgtgtcactGAGCTAACCAtaatacgagtacgagtctACTCaactcttctcttcctctctttctcttgttGCTACCACACCCATTTGCTTTTTGATACCACTGCTACGGTGAGATACCTTGATGTGatacacagacacacagaTACGCAGATACAGGCTGCTTGAGATGATAATACCTCGGCACGCGGCTTGAGATGAGAACCCCTAACATGCCGCGCGTGATGTGGTTGTGTGCCACAACACCCCGTTGAGACCACGACATGGGCGCGTGTCGAACGCCGAAACCtgctaacacagatggACCAACTCCTCATCCTCTCCAACGCCCAAGTGGAGGAGTTCCTGCACCCGTTCCGGGCAGGCCTGAGAGATGTCCACTCGGACACCAAGCTGGCGACGCTAGGCGCTATCACCACGCTTCTGACTTCGATAGAAAAGGACGCCTGGGCGCCCCTGGAGCCGCTTCTGGAAGACATTCTCGAGCTCTACGACCCGAGCTCTTCCCCCAACAAGCCCACCCAGATGAAGACctacaagaagctcattgCCCTCGCCCAGGTGGCACCCCGGTTTTTTGCCCCCAAGTTCCTCGAATTCGCTACTCTAAGCACAGAAATTGTGTCTACAAAACGCCATCCTGTCGAGTTCCGGCTGCTCCCTCTCGAATTCATGACCATGTTTGTCACCGGTGTCCCCCACCTCTGCCGTGCCAGCCCCGGCTTCATCAAGAACGTCATCTCCTGCTGCGTTCAGATGATCGCCGAGGGAGAAGACACAAAGAGCAAAGACAGAGAGTTCAACAACTCTGCTGAGAAAGAGGCGTGTCAGTTTCTGACCATGCTGGCCCGAGAACTCCAGGAAACCGTGGTGATGGCTTTGTTCAACTACCTCAAAATCCAGGAGACCTCTCTCGCGTCCACATGGCAGAACCGGTACGCCACCCTCATGGCCATTGCCTCCATTTCTGAGGGCTGTCCTTCGACAATTCTCAAAGAGGAATATGAGGTGCTCAGGGCCATCGAGAAGGCCTTGTGCGATTCAAGCACCAGGGTACAGTGGGCAGGATGTCATGCTCTCGGGAGAATTAGCGTCGATCTCGCAGGAAAGGTCCAGGTGAGATATCATGAGCGAGTAGTCGCTGCTGTAACCCGTACGTTGAGAACCCCCCGAGCAGATAAGGCTGTGCTGGCCTCGTGTGCCACAGCTCTTGCCCACTTTTGCCACAATGCTTCCAAACAAATTCTAACTCTCTATGTAGACGACGTTGTCAACACCCTGCTGCATCTCGTCGACGAAAAGGATAACCCTCTCTACCTCAAGCAAGAGGTAGTGTTTGCCGTCGACCGCATCGCGTCTATTGCACCCGACAACTTCGTGAAATGCTACGACAGATTTACCCCATTGCTAGTTTCACTATTGAATTCTACCGATTACACCGCCGACGAGAAAATCCCCTTCCTCGAGTGCACCGGCACTATTGGAGCTGCTGTGGGCCGTGACCGGTTCTCTCCTCACGCCGAAGAGCTCGCCATTACGTACAGTGCACTTCGAGAGACTGGATCTTCTCTCAAATTCTTCTCTGCTCTCGCCATGGCGTGGACCAAGATCAATCCGCTTATGGGACACTCTCAGTACCTCGATGAGATTGAACGTGTTGTCCGTCCTCTCATTGAGTCTGCACAGGTGGTTCCTAAGATGGTGATGATATATAACGACGACGATGTCCGACGGTTTACCAAGGCCAGCGACTGGCAGGTATACATGCTTGGAGGCAAGGCTCTGTGCACCAGCAAGCGAGAGCTAGAAGACAAGGCTCTCGCCATCGGAACCCTCACTTCCATGACTATGCTTCTGAAGGATCGAATGTTCCTAAAGGACAAGCTCGTCGAAATCACCGAGCTGTGGGTCAAGCGCTTTGAGTTTGAGAACGTTCAGTCTATGGCTGCCAAGCTGTTCCctcatcttctcgaggCCATCTTGCTTGATGGTCAGACCACCGGTGCCATGTATCGTCTTGACAGAGCCTGGGGTCTGATTTTCAACTGCGCCATGTCCGTCATGAGCGAGAACATGACTGTTGGCACCCTTGCCACCTTCTACCGGGAAATCCATAGCACTGTTCGAAAGCTCGGTCGCACTTCGCTTGTCGATCGACAGATGAAGGAGCTTGTTACCGTCCTAGTTCtcaacatgtctcagcTTGCTGATCGACACACCCAGCACTATCTCGAGCTtggttctgctgctccctTCATGAGTGCCGACGACCGAGAGCTGATTTccgagcagaagaagattgtTCTGTACGCCCATGCCATCAAGGGCAGTCCCTTCATCTCGCTGCTTGAGGAGAAGCTTATGTCCATGCTCAATGATGTTTCTGCCCCTCGTACCGTCACCCAGGGTATTCGAATTCTGTCTTTCCTGCTGGAGATTTATGGCCGTGAAGTCGCGCTTTACTctctcatcaccaaggtgACCTCGTCCATGTACTCTCTTGACCTCGGTGTTCGAGCAGAGGCGATCCGATGCATTGGTATTGCCGCCGAGTTTGGCGGCGAGGCCTATTCCCAGTACACTGTGCACCGATTGAACGACCTGTTCAACTTTGCTgcttcacgtgaccacgAGGCCATGTACTGCATCGAGAATGCTTGTGCCACCATTGCCAAGATTGCCAAGAGCGGCGTGCTCACCAAGGGCTCGGATCTGTCCAACATGGCTGTCGATGCATTCCTCAAGTCGCTTCCTATCACACGAATCCGCGAGATTGCGCCCACTGCGTACGTCTTTTTGATGGATCTGATGGACAGCAACCACCCTGCTGTGAAGGAAGGCGCCGAGAAGATGATTGGGTCAATCGAGGCTGCGTTCGCAGAAAAtgtgctggaggaggaacaggcGCGAGAGCTGATTCTCGCCATCCCTGGCTGGCTTTACCGAGACTTCCAGAACGAGCCCAAGCGGATGCGACATCTTGAGTCCATTCTGTCGGACGGCATACAGGCTGTTATTCGGAATGTCCGAAACGCCATTTAGACATTGTGAGAGCGAGGCAAAGAAAGGCTGTGTAATATAGATAATACGTGGTGGTTGTTCAAGATACTCGTAGTCGTAGTCGTAGTGCAATGCATAAATAGATCctattacttgtactggattactcctttttcttcttcttctcgtcgatcTGCTCAACCTTGACCTGGTTGAGACCCTTTTCCTTGAGCATCTGAGTgatgagctcctcgacTCCGTCTCCCACGTC from Yarrowia lipolytica chromosome 1D, complete sequence encodes:
- a CDS encoding uncharacterized protein (Compare to YALI0D06820g, some similarities with uniprot|P32337 Saccharomyces cerevisiae YMR308c PSE1 beta karyopherin), whose product is MDQLLILSNAQVEEFLHPFRAGLRDVHSDTKLATLGAITTLLTSIEKDAWAPLEPLLEDILELYDPSSSPNKPTQMKTYKKLIALAQVAPRFFAPKFLEFATLSTEIVSTKRHPVEFRLLPLEFMTMFVTGVPHLCRASPGFIKNVISCCVQMIAEGEDTKSKDREFNNSAEKEACQFLTMLARELQETVVMALFNYLKIQETSLASTWQNRYATLMAIASISEGCPSTILKEEYEVLRAIEKALCDSSTRVQWAGCHALGRISVDLAGKVQVRYHERVVAAVTRTLRTPRADKAVLASCATALAHFCHNASKQILTLYVDDVVNTLLHLVDEKDNPLYLKQEVVFAVDRIASIAPDNFVKCYDRFTPLLVSLLNSTDYTADEKIPFLECTGTIGAAVGRDRFSPHAEELAITYSALRETGSSLKFFSALAMAWTKINPLMGHSQYLDEIERVVRPLIESAQVVPKMVMIYNDDDVRRFTKASDWQVYMLGGKALCTSKRELEDKALAIGTLTSMTMLLKDRMFLKDKLVEITELWVKRFEFENVQSMAAKLFPHLLEAILLDGQTTGAMYRLDRAWGLIFNCAMSVMSENMTVGTLATFYREIHSTVRKLGRTSLVDRQMKELVTVLVLNMSQLADRHTQHYLELGSAAPFMSADDRELISEQKKIVLYAHAIKGSPFISLLEEKLMSMLNDVSAPRTVTQGIRILSFLLEIYGREVALYSLITKVTSSMYSLDLGVRAEAIRCIGIAAEFGGEAYSQYTVHRLNDLFNFAASRDHEAMYCIENACATIAKIAKSGVLTKGSDLSNMAVDAFLKSLPITRIREIAPTAYVFLMDLMDSNHPAVKEGAEKMIGSIEAAFAENVLEEEQARELILAIPGWLYRDFQNEPKRMRHLESILSDGIQAVIRNVRNAI